The following are encoded together in the Halomonas halophila genome:
- a CDS encoding pilus assembly protein PilP — MRVWGRGLALLGLMLSLGACRDAASGDLDRELAALRAAPGELTLEPLPPMPVYHAVDYRFADRRSPFQARLPESRALPEGDAELAPDRSRSREPLEAYELGQLELVGTLTVGGTPSALIRAPGGKVHRLRVGDHMGSDFGRIVGITSASVQLVEIVPTGGGGWIERSTQLSLDG; from the coding sequence ATGAGGGTCTGGGGGCGTGGCCTGGCGCTGCTGGGCCTGATGCTGTCGCTCGGCGCCTGCCGCGACGCGGCCAGCGGTGATCTCGATCGGGAACTGGCCGCGCTGCGGGCCGCCCCCGGCGAGCTGACGCTCGAGCCGCTGCCGCCGATGCCGGTCTATCACGCCGTGGACTACCGCTTCGCCGACCGGCGCAGCCCCTTCCAGGCGCGGCTGCCGGAGAGCCGCGCCCTGCCGGAGGGCGATGCGGAGCTGGCGCCTGACCGGTCGCGATCGCGGGAGCCGCTGGAGGCCTATGAGCTCGGCCAGCTGGAGCTGGTGGGCACGCTGACCGTGGGCGGCACGCCCTCGGCGCTGATCCGGGCGCCGGGCGGCAAGGTGCACCGGCTGCGCGTCGGCGATCACATGGGCTCGGACTTCGGGCGCATCGTCGGTATCACGTCCGCCTCGGTGCAGCTGGTGGAGATCGTGCCCACCGGAGGCGGCGGCTGGATCGAGCGCAGCACCCAGCTGTCGCTGGACGGCTAG
- a CDS encoding penicillin-binding protein 1A → MKFFRTLAFSAFWLLVSLSTASVLAVAGAALYFAPGLPDVRQLQDFELQTPLRIFTRDGKLIGEYGEERRQPVNYDEIPPTMVDALMAAEDASYFDHHGVDPKGLARAAVQLAASGGDIRSGGSTITMQVARNYLLTLDQTFTRKIREILLALQMEQILSKEEIFELYVNKIFLGHRAYGIAAAAEVYYDKPLGDLTLAQQAMIAGLPKAPSAFNPLANAERALIRRNWILFRMRDLGYIDQAAYDEAVQAPITARRHQTKAEVTADYVAEMARQYAVDRFDDAYTGGYRITTTLDSELQPQARQALANGLIAYDTRHGWRGAEQSDIPRSLAEAQENTDPEGLEEELAESPEVMSTARQAAERSQTEVDGIDGDVSNWLQVLDRTPVLGPLEPAIVVSTEGREMRVLARGGEVRTLDWDGLDWAQPYRNARYRGAAPNSAADIASPGDLVRILQREDGSWRLSQQPDAQGSLVVLDPDTGAILALQGGFDYDASKFNRALQARRQAGSIFKPFIYLAGLNSGEVNPATIINDAPVVMEDGSSELWRPNNSSGDFLGPTRLRVGLARSRNLVTIRLLQTLGLERTIGFLENFGFHPERLPHGLSLALGTTSLTPLEMTRGYAVLSNGGFAIEPWLIQEITRGEAQTVVQEADPLVACRECAADQETVERDGKTYRVAPRVVDPAAAFLLRDMLRDVVERGTARRALALERGDIVGKTGTTNDQRDAWFAGFNTELAATVWVGKDDNSSTAEYGSQAALPIWVDFMGSALAGTPEHWPERPDGVVTRRVDPDTGRLLHDDQSGGIEELFRADHLPSYQPRRVDRAVEQESGSQGTGAYEAIF, encoded by the coding sequence ATGAAGTTCTTCAGAACCCTGGCCTTCTCGGCATTCTGGCTGCTGGTTTCGCTGTCCACCGCTTCGGTGCTGGCCGTGGCCGGGGCCGCCCTCTACTTCGCCCCCGGCCTTCCCGACGTCCGGCAGCTTCAGGATTTCGAGCTGCAGACCCCGCTGCGCATCTTCACCCGTGACGGCAAGCTGATCGGCGAGTACGGCGAGGAACGCCGCCAGCCGGTGAACTACGACGAGATTCCGCCGACCATGGTCGACGCCCTGATGGCCGCCGAGGACGCGTCCTACTTCGACCATCACGGCGTCGACCCCAAGGGTCTGGCCCGCGCCGCCGTCCAGCTGGCCGCCAGCGGCGGCGACATCCGGTCCGGGGGGTCCACGATCACCATGCAGGTAGCGCGCAACTACCTGCTGACGCTGGACCAGACCTTCACCCGCAAGATCCGCGAGATCCTGCTGGCGCTGCAGATGGAGCAGATCCTCAGCAAGGAAGAGATCTTCGAGCTCTACGTCAACAAGATCTTCCTCGGCCACCGTGCCTACGGCATCGCCGCCGCGGCCGAGGTCTATTACGACAAACCGCTCGGCGACCTGACCCTGGCCCAGCAGGCCATGATCGCCGGCCTGCCCAAGGCACCGTCCGCCTTCAACCCGCTGGCCAACGCCGAACGCGCCCTGATCCGCCGCAACTGGATCCTGTTCCGCATGCGCGACCTGGGCTATATCGACCAGGCCGCCTACGACGAGGCCGTCCAGGCGCCGATCACCGCCCGCCGCCATCAGACCAAGGCCGAGGTCACCGCCGACTACGTGGCCGAGATGGCCCGACAGTACGCCGTCGACCGCTTCGACGACGCCTACACCGGGGGGTATCGCATCACCACGACCCTGGACAGCGAACTGCAGCCCCAGGCTCGCCAGGCGCTGGCCAACGGCCTGATCGCCTACGACACCCGCCACGGCTGGCGCGGCGCCGAGCAGTCCGATATCCCGCGCAGCCTGGCGGAAGCCCAGGAGAACACCGACCCGGAGGGCCTCGAGGAAGAGCTGGCCGAATCCCCCGAGGTGATGAGCACCGCCCGCCAGGCCGCCGAGCGCAGCCAGACCGAGGTCGACGGCATCGACGGCGACGTCAGCAACTGGCTGCAGGTGCTGGATCGCACCCCGGTGCTGGGCCCGCTGGAACCGGCCATCGTGGTCTCCACCGAGGGTCGCGAGATGCGCGTGCTGGCCCGCGGCGGCGAGGTCCGTACCCTCGACTGGGACGGCCTCGACTGGGCCCAGCCTTACCGCAACGCCCGCTATCGCGGCGCGGCACCGAACTCCGCCGCCGATATCGCCAGTCCCGGCGACCTCGTGCGCATCCTGCAGCGCGAGGACGGCAGCTGGCGCCTGTCCCAGCAGCCCGATGCCCAGGGCTCGCTGGTGGTGCTGGACCCCGACACCGGCGCCATCCTGGCCCTGCAGGGCGGCTTCGACTATGACGCCAGCAAGTTCAATCGCGCGCTCCAGGCGCGCCGCCAGGCGGGCTCGATCTTCAAGCCGTTCATCTACCTGGCCGGCCTGAACAGCGGCGAGGTGAATCCCGCCACCATCATCAACGACGCCCCGGTGGTGATGGAGGACGGCAGCAGCGAGCTGTGGCGCCCCAACAACTCCAGCGGCGACTTCCTCGGCCCGACCCGCCTGCGCGTCGGCCTCGCCCGCTCGCGCAACCTGGTCACCATCCGTCTGCTGCAGACCCTGGGGCTCGAGCGCACCATCGGCTTCCTCGAGAACTTCGGCTTCCACCCCGAGCGCCTGCCCCACGGCCTGTCGCTGGCGCTCGGCACCACCAGCCTGACCCCGCTGGAGATGACCCGCGGCTATGCGGTGCTGTCCAACGGCGGCTTCGCCATCGAACCCTGGCTGATCCAGGAGATCACCCGCGGCGAGGCCCAGACCGTGGTGCAGGAAGCCGATCCGCTGGTGGCCTGCCGCGAGTGCGCTGCCGACCAGGAGACCGTCGAGCGTGATGGCAAGACCTACCGGGTCGCGCCGCGTGTGGTCGATCCGGCGGCGGCCTTCCTGCTCCGCGACATGCTGCGCGACGTGGTCGAGCGGGGCACCGCCCGCCGCGCCCTGGCCCTCGAGCGCGGCGACATCGTGGGCAAGACCGGCACCACCAACGACCAGCGCGATGCCTGGTTCGCCGGCTTCAACACCGAGCTCGCCGCCACCGTCTGGGTCGGCAAGGACGACAACAGTTCGACCGCGGAATACGGCTCCCAGGCGGCGCTGCCGATCTGGGTCGATTTCATGGGCAGCGCCCTGGCCGGCACCCCGGAACACTGGCCCGAGCGCCCGGACGGCGTGGTGACGCGCCGGGTCGACCCCGACACCGGCCGCCTGCTGCACGACGACCAGTCCGGCGGCATCGAGGAGCTCTTCCGCGCCGACCACCTGCCCAGCTACCAGCCGCGCCGCGTCGACCGCGCCGTGGAACAGGAAAGCGGCTCCCAGGGCACCGGCGCCTACGAAGCCATCTTCTAG
- a CDS encoding DUF481 domain-containing protein, with the protein MRSKVIATCGLGLLMLAGDTLASPFYAPPVPKEDSPPLTGEAELGFTHLQGNTNSQTLIAKGRLVWLDGAFTHSLRGEARHVTQDEETSAEQYLLAARERYDIEGPHYLFGFARWEDDRFSGYDYQATVIGGYGRQVLDNERHVLSLEAGPGYRVDSVTDEPTRRLGVAYGAMDYRWHLSDTASFAQELSLEGTDRNLTARSLSSLTSRLNEHLALKLSYELKHNTRPPDGATARTDRITNVSLLYDW; encoded by the coding sequence ATGCGCTCCAAGGTGATAGCCACCTGCGGGCTTGGCCTGCTGATGCTGGCCGGCGACACCCTGGCCTCCCCCTTCTATGCGCCCCCGGTGCCGAAGGAGGACTCCCCGCCCCTGACCGGCGAGGCCGAGCTCGGCTTCACGCATCTGCAGGGCAATACCAACAGCCAGACCCTGATCGCCAAGGGCCGCCTGGTGTGGCTGGATGGCGCTTTCACCCACAGCCTGCGCGGCGAGGCCCGCCACGTCACCCAGGACGAGGAGACCAGCGCCGAGCAGTACCTGCTGGCCGCCCGCGAACGCTACGACATCGAGGGCCCGCACTACCTGTTCGGCTTCGCCCGCTGGGAAGACGACCGCTTCAGCGGCTACGACTATCAGGCCACGGTGATCGGCGGCTACGGCCGCCAGGTGCTGGATAACGAGCGCCACGTGCTGTCGCTGGAGGCCGGGCCCGGCTACCGGGTCGATAGCGTGACCGATGAGCCGACCCGGCGACTCGGCGTGGCCTACGGCGCCATGGACTACCGCTGGCACCTCTCAGACACCGCCTCCTTCGCTCAGGAACTGTCGCTGGAGGGCACCGATCGCAACCTGACCGCCCGATCGCTCTCCAGTCTGACGTCACGCCTCAACGAGCACCTGGCGCTCAAGCTCTCCTACGAGCTCAAGCACAACACCCGGCCACCCGACGGCGCCACGGCACGCACCGATCGCATCACCAACGTCTCGCTGCTCTACGACTGGTAA
- the pilQ gene encoding type IV pilus secretin PilQ, whose product MKRMLAALAMLVVSTSVMAASTLTGLDYRQAAGGALEVDLSFDGGVPEVRGYRLDDPARLTIDLMATRSALEHRRQALGVGGVERVTALEAGSRTRLVFDLEGPLPYDTARQGDRLRLSIGGGVAPPAATRSAASPVGSAPAAGPGITDIDFRRGDDGAGRLVVSFDRSGVDARVSESGSSDIVARLPGVRLPASLDQVYDVTDFDTPLRRITPRVDRDGVTLDIQGSGDFAMLSTQSGRQLTISAQPATPQERQARDQFSYTGERITLNFQDIEVRSVLAIIADFTGMNLVASDSVTGRVTLNLQDVPWDQALDLVLKSQGLASRQEGNVIVVAPAEELAAREQLELQTREQLETLAPLETEYIQVKYAKAEDLARLLRGESTGGGASGFGLLTERGRVAVDPRTNTLLVQDTAEQIGSIMETLERLDVAVRQVQIEARIVIARDSATQELGVNWGLSSPRGDGRLDLGGASSGQPVATYGDDFSGQRESRGQFTGAYGDPDGQLFQRGGLAVDLGGANPMTSFGFGYLSGDVLLDLELRALESEGKSQTISQPRVITADQSTAVIKQGTEIPYQESTSSGATDTEFKEAVLSLEVTPQITPDNRIIMDLAVNNDTVGELFNGVPSIDTNEITTQVLVDNGETVVLGGILTTEQVRSLFKTPFLGDIPVLGNLFRYTEDSSDKVELLVFITPRILDDNLAIR is encoded by the coding sequence ATGAAAAGAATGCTCGCGGCGCTGGCCATGCTGGTGGTCTCCACCTCTGTCATGGCGGCCTCGACGCTGACCGGCCTCGACTATCGTCAGGCAGCCGGGGGTGCCCTGGAGGTCGATCTGTCCTTCGACGGTGGCGTGCCCGAGGTGCGCGGCTATCGTCTCGACGATCCGGCGCGGCTGACCATCGACCTGATGGCGACACGCAGCGCCCTGGAGCATCGTCGTCAGGCGCTGGGGGTCGGTGGCGTCGAGCGGGTCACCGCCCTGGAGGCGGGCAGCCGTACGCGGCTGGTGTTCGACCTGGAGGGCCCGCTGCCCTACGACACCGCTCGGCAGGGCGACCGCCTGCGGCTGTCGATCGGCGGCGGTGTCGCGCCCCCGGCGGCCACCCGCTCCGCCGCCTCGCCTGTCGGCAGCGCGCCAGCGGCCGGACCGGGCATCACCGACATCGATTTCCGCCGCGGTGACGACGGCGCCGGCCGCCTGGTGGTGTCCTTCGACCGCAGCGGCGTGGATGCCCGGGTCAGCGAGAGCGGCAGCTCGGACATCGTCGCGCGGCTCCCCGGCGTTCGCCTGCCGGCCTCGCTGGATCAGGTCTATGACGTCACCGATTTCGACACACCGCTGCGCCGCATCACGCCACGGGTCGATCGGGATGGCGTCACGCTCGATATCCAGGGCAGCGGCGACTTCGCCATGCTCTCCACCCAGAGCGGCCGTCAGCTGACCATTTCGGCCCAGCCGGCCACGCCCCAGGAGCGCCAGGCGCGCGATCAGTTCTCCTATACCGGCGAGCGGATCACCCTGAATTTCCAGGACATCGAGGTGCGTTCGGTGCTGGCGATCATCGCCGACTTCACCGGGATGAACCTGGTGGCCAGCGACAGCGTCACCGGCCGTGTCACGCTCAACCTGCAGGACGTACCCTGGGATCAGGCGCTGGACCTGGTGCTCAAGAGCCAAGGGTTGGCCAGCCGTCAGGAGGGCAACGTCATCGTGGTGGCGCCGGCGGAGGAGCTGGCGGCCCGGGAGCAGCTGGAGCTGCAGACCCGCGAGCAGCTGGAGACGCTGGCGCCGCTGGAGACCGAGTACATCCAGGTCAAGTACGCCAAGGCCGAGGATCTGGCGCGACTGCTGCGAGGCGAGAGCACCGGCGGCGGGGCGAGCGGCTTCGGCCTGCTGACCGAGCGCGGCCGGGTCGCCGTGGACCCGCGCACCAACACCCTGCTGGTGCAGGACACCGCCGAGCAGATCGGCAGCATCATGGAGACCCTGGAGCGGCTCGACGTGGCGGTGCGTCAGGTGCAGATCGAGGCGCGGATCGTGATCGCCCGGGACAGCGCCACCCAGGAGCTGGGCGTCAACTGGGGGCTGTCATCGCCTCGAGGCGACGGTCGGCTCGATCTGGGTGGGGCGTCTTCCGGTCAGCCGGTGGCGACCTACGGGGATGACTTCAGTGGCCAGCGCGAGTCCAGGGGGCAATTCACCGGGGCGTACGGTGATCCAGATGGGCAGCTGTTTCAGCGTGGTGGGCTGGCGGTAGACCTGGGGGGAGCCAATCCCATGACCAGCTTCGGTTTTGGTTATCTATCAGGGGATGTGTTGCTCGACCTGGAGCTGCGGGCGCTGGAGAGCGAGGGCAAAAGCCAGACCATCTCCCAGCCGCGGGTGATCACCGCCGACCAGAGCACCGCGGTGATCAAGCAGGGCACCGAGATTCCCTATCAGGAATCGACCTCCAGCGGGGCGACCGATACCGAGTTCAAGGAGGCGGTGCTGTCGCTGGAGGTGACGCCGCAGATCACGCCGGACAACCGCATCATCATGGACCTGGCGGTCAACAACGATACCGTGGGCGAGCTGTTCAACGGGGTGCCGTCCATCGACACCAACGAGATCACCACTCAGGTGCTGGTGGACAACGGCGAGACCGTGGTGCTCGGCGGTATCCTGACCACCGAGCAGGTGCGCAGCCTGTTCAAGACGCCCTTCCTGGGCGACATTCCGGTGCTCGGAAACCTCTTCCGCTATACCGAGGACTCCAGCGATAAGGTAGAGTTGCTGGTATTCATCACGCCCCGAATACTGGATGACAACCTGGCGATTCGCTGA
- a CDS encoding PilN domain-containing protein, with protein sequence MTIEINLLPWREAQRQRRSKRFHLALALAALIGLGGGYAVTWYHEQQLMAQQQRHALIRQRTAELDHDIRTVSEYESRLETLDRRIEVLQELQAERPQTVHVFNALAASLEEGVYYVDLQRQGDRLHLTGLAPDNRRVSDQLRALEASPVLDVPVLSEVEAEGGERRFDLSVGQHMPGAANDTARQEVTP encoded by the coding sequence ATGACCATCGAGATCAACCTTCTGCCCTGGCGCGAGGCGCAGCGCCAGCGGCGCAGCAAGCGCTTCCATCTGGCCCTGGCGCTGGCCGCCCTGATCGGTCTGGGCGGTGGCTATGCCGTGACCTGGTACCATGAGCAGCAGCTGATGGCCCAGCAGCAGCGCCATGCGCTGATCCGCCAGCGCACCGCGGAGCTGGATCATGACATCCGCACCGTCAGCGAATACGAGTCACGGCTCGAGACGCTCGATCGTCGCATCGAGGTGCTGCAGGAGCTGCAGGCCGAGCGTCCCCAGACCGTGCACGTCTTCAATGCCCTGGCCGCCAGCCTCGAGGAAGGGGTGTACTACGTCGACCTCCAGCGTCAGGGGGATCGCCTGCACCTGACCGGCCTGGCGCCGGACAATCGTCGCGTTTCCGACCAGCTGCGGGCCCTCGAGGCCTCGCCGGTGCTCGACGTGCCGGTGCTGTCCGAGGTGGAGGCCGAGGGAGGCGAGCGCCGCTTCGATCTCAGCGTCGGCCAGCACATGCCGGGGGCCGCGAACGACACCGCCAGGCAGGAGGTGACGCCATGA
- a CDS encoding malic enzyme-like NAD(P)-binding protein yields MTDAKRQAALDYHAKPIPGKLSVELTKPTATSRDLALAYSPGVAEPVREIAQDPENAYLYTGKGNLVAVISDGSAILGLGNLGALASKPVMEGKGVLFKRFAGINSTDLEVNAESPQAFIDTVARIADTWGGINLEDIKAPECFEIERALVEQCSIPVFHDDQHGTAIVTAAGMLNALDIAGKSLEEAKIVCLGAGAAAIACMKLLVSCGARAENLVMLDRKGVIHSGREDLNQYKAMFAVDTDKRTLDDAIDGADVFIGLSGPGLMSADHIRKMADHPVVFACTNPDPEIHPDLARETRPDVIMATGRSDYPNQVNNVLGFPFIFRGALDVRATRINEEMKVAAVHALKDLAREPVPQAVLEAYEAESMSFGRDYILPTPVDVRLLERVSSAVAQAAVDSGVARKPYPAHYPLKTVDDVYGG; encoded by the coding sequence ATGACAGACGCGAAGAGACAGGCGGCACTGGACTATCACGCGAAGCCCATTCCCGGGAAGCTGTCGGTGGAGCTGACCAAGCCCACCGCGACCTCCCGGGATCTGGCCCTGGCCTACAGCCCGGGCGTGGCCGAGCCGGTGCGCGAGATCGCTCAGGATCCGGAGAACGCCTATCTCTATACCGGCAAGGGCAACCTGGTGGCGGTGATCTCCGACGGCAGCGCCATCCTGGGGCTCGGCAACCTGGGCGCGCTGGCCAGCAAGCCGGTCATGGAGGGCAAGGGCGTGCTGTTCAAGCGCTTCGCCGGCATCAACTCCACCGACCTGGAGGTCAACGCCGAAAGCCCGCAGGCCTTCATCGACACCGTGGCCCGCATCGCCGATACCTGGGGCGGCATCAACCTCGAGGACATCAAGGCGCCGGAGTGCTTCGAGATCGAGCGCGCGCTGGTCGAGCAGTGCAGCATCCCGGTGTTCCATGACGACCAGCACGGCACCGCCATCGTCACCGCGGCGGGCATGCTCAACGCCCTGGACATCGCCGGCAAGTCCCTCGAGGAGGCGAAAATCGTCTGCCTCGGTGCCGGGGCGGCGGCGATCGCCTGCATGAAGCTGCTGGTGTCCTGTGGCGCCCGCGCCGAGAACCTGGTGATGCTGGACCGCAAGGGCGTGATCCACAGCGGTCGCGAGGACCTCAATCAGTACAAGGCGATGTTCGCGGTCGACACCGACAAGCGCACCCTGGACGACGCCATCGACGGGGCCGACGTCTTCATCGGCCTGTCCGGCCCCGGCCTGATGAGCGCCGACCACATCCGCAAGATGGCCGACCATCCGGTGGTGTTCGCCTGTACCAACCCGGATCCGGAGATCCATCCGGACCTGGCTCGCGAGACGCGCCCCGACGTGATCATGGCCACCGGCCGCTCCGACTACCCGAACCAGGTCAACAACGTGCTGGGCTTCCCGTTCATCTTCCGCGGCGCCCTGGACGTGCGGGCGACGCGCATCAACGAGGAGATGAAGGTCGCCGCGGTGCATGCGCTCAAGGACCTGGCCCGCGAGCCGGTACCCCAGGCGGTGCTGGAGGCCTACGAGGCCGAGAGCATGAGCTTCGGTCGCGACTATATCCTGCCTACCCCGGTGGACGTGCGGCTGCTCGAGCGCGTTTCCTCGGCGGTGGCCCAGGCGGCGGTGGATTCCGGCGTGGCGCGCAAGCCGTATCCCGCGCACTATCCGCTCAAGACCGTGGACGACGTCTACGGCGGTTGA
- the rpmE gene encoding 50S ribosomal protein L31, giving the protein MKQGIHPNYKTVNATCSCGATFEVGTTNDQDLSLDVCSQCHPFYTGKQKQATTGGRVERFNKRFGAAVKR; this is encoded by the coding sequence ATGAAACAAGGTATCCACCCGAATTACAAGACGGTCAACGCGACCTGCTCCTGCGGCGCCACCTTCGAGGTCGGCACCACCAACGATCAGGACCTGTCCCTGGACGTCTGCTCTCAGTGCCACCCCTTCTACACCGGCAAGCAGAAGCAGGCGACCACCGGTGGCCGCGTCGAGCGCTTCAACAAGCGCTTTGGTGCCGCCGTCAAGCGTTGA
- the pilM gene encoding type IV pilus assembly protein PilM, translating into MRIGAAGKGLIGVDITSATVKLIELKWGGGGYRVESYAVRPLREGAVVERRIRDMGEVVDALKRAVDHAKPTSRRVSVAVPASAAITKTLTLPATLSDDEIETRIQLESDKHVPFPFSEVAFDFQRLGLNERYGDQQDVLLVACRQQDVGQLTEAVHQAGLSPAVVDVETFAMERAYTELATQLPATVAQDGGVTLVDIGAHMNAFHVLREGRITYSRDTVFGGRALTEEIRNRYGLSLEEAGLAKKRGGLPDDYQRSVLDPFIETLVQQVGRSLQLYYTAGRKQEVRRMILAGGTGVLPGLADRLAAETGMEVVIANPFRRMKVSSRVDVETLAGDAPAMLTACGLAMRVRG; encoded by the coding sequence ATGCGAATCGGTGCAGCCGGCAAGGGGCTCATCGGGGTCGATATCACTTCGGCCACCGTCAAGCTGATCGAGCTCAAGTGGGGCGGTGGGGGCTATCGCGTCGAGAGCTATGCCGTGCGGCCGCTGCGCGAGGGCGCGGTGGTGGAGCGACGCATCCGCGACATGGGCGAGGTCGTCGATGCGCTCAAGCGCGCCGTGGATCATGCCAAGCCGACCAGCCGGCGTGTCTCGGTGGCGGTGCCGGCCAGCGCGGCGATCACCAAGACGCTGACGCTGCCGGCGACCCTGTCGGACGACGAGATCGAGACCCGCATCCAGCTCGAATCGGACAAGCACGTTCCCTTTCCGTTCAGTGAAGTGGCCTTCGATTTTCAGCGGCTCGGGCTCAACGAGCGCTACGGCGATCAGCAGGACGTGCTGCTGGTCGCCTGCCGCCAGCAGGACGTCGGCCAGCTGACCGAGGCGGTACATCAGGCGGGGCTGTCGCCGGCCGTGGTGGACGTCGAGACCTTCGCCATGGAGCGTGCCTACACCGAGCTCGCGACCCAGCTGCCGGCCACCGTCGCCCAGGACGGTGGCGTCACCCTGGTGGATATCGGGGCTCACATGAACGCCTTCCACGTGCTGCGCGAGGGTCGCATCACCTACAGCCGGGACACCGTGTTCGGCGGCCGGGCGCTCACCGAGGAGATCCGCAACCGCTACGGGCTGAGCCTCGAGGAGGCCGGCCTGGCCAAGAAGCGTGGCGGCCTGCCGGACGACTACCAGCGCAGCGTGCTGGATCCCTTCATCGAGACCCTGGTGCAGCAGGTCGGGCGTTCACTGCAGCTGTATTACACGGCCGGCCGCAAGCAGGAGGTGCGGCGCATGATCCTGGCCGGCGGCACCGGGGTGCTGCCCGGCCTGGCGGACCGCCTGGCGGCGGAAACGGGGATGGAGGTGGTGATCGCCAACCCCTTCCGGCGCATGAAGGTGAGCTCGCGGGTCGATGTCGAGACCCTGGCCGGCGACGCCCCGGCCATGCTGACGGCCTGCGGGCTGGCGATGAGGGTGCGTGGATGA
- a CDS encoding type IV pilus inner membrane component PilO, which produces MNLAAEWRRLTDVELSELDIKEAGGWPVLLQLICCLLMVGLTFAGVYWYLAAPKAQALESARQEEARLLRDYRSKAAQAAHLPGMREQVEALDGRLEVLVGMLPSGPEIPSLIDDISEAAVDSQLTIDAIRLRSPVEREFYVERPFDIRVSGDYHRIGSFLAAVADLPRIVTQHDFTLAPSDDGRLELSMLARTYSYRPPQEAPSGEEEAP; this is translated from the coding sequence ATGAACCTCGCCGCCGAATGGCGTCGCCTGACGGACGTGGAACTGAGCGAGCTGGACATCAAGGAGGCCGGCGGCTGGCCCGTCCTGCTGCAGCTGATCTGCTGTCTGCTGATGGTCGGGCTGACCTTCGCCGGGGTCTACTGGTACCTGGCGGCGCCCAAGGCCCAGGCGCTGGAAAGCGCTCGGCAGGAAGAGGCGCGCCTGCTGCGGGACTACCGCAGCAAGGCGGCTCAGGCGGCCCATCTGCCGGGGATGCGCGAGCAGGTGGAGGCGCTGGACGGTCGTCTGGAGGTGCTGGTGGGCATGTTGCCGAGCGGCCCCGAGATCCCGTCGCTGATCGACGACATCAGCGAGGCGGCGGTCGACAGCCAGCTGACCATCGACGCCATTCGCCTGCGCAGCCCCGTCGAGCGGGAGTTCTACGTGGAGCGGCCGTTCGATATCCGGGTGAGCGGCGACTACCATCGCATCGGCTCCTTCCTTGCCGCCGTCGCCGATCTGCCACGCATCGTCACCCAGCATGACTTCACCCTCGCGCCGTCCGACGACGGGCGGCTCGAGCTGTCGATGCTGGCGCGGACCTACAGCTATCGGCCGCCGCAAGAAGCGCCCTCCGGCGAGGAGGAGGCGCCATGA